One Phocaeicola dorei genomic region harbors:
- a CDS encoding nucleobase:cation symporter-2 family protein has translation MQESQTAQSNTGLIYGLNDRPPVREAIFAAIQHLLAIFVAIITPPLIIAGALKLDLETTSFLVSMSLFASGISTFIQCKRIGGIGTGLLCIQGTSFSFIGPIISAGMLGGLPLIFGTCIVASSVEMVISRILKYTRKIITPLVSGIVVTLIGMSLIKVGITACGGGVSAQSNGTFGSFENLGLALLVLILIILFNRSSNRYLRMSSIVIGLIIGYLVAWGLGRIDFSAVQSFGGFNIPLPFKYGLDFDFSAFIALGLVFLITAIEAYGDITANSLISGEPVEGKVFIKRASGGILADGFNSMLAGILNSFPNSVFAQNNGMIQLTGVASRYVGHYIAGFLILLGLFPSVGLIFSLMPEPVLGGATLLMFGTVASAGIRIIAAQKINRKATLVIALSFALGLSVEMVPEILCQFPESIKNIFSSGITTGGVTAIISNALIRMKE, from the coding sequence ATGCAGGAATCTCAAACCGCCCAATCCAATACCGGACTGATTTACGGATTGAACGACCGCCCTCCTGTACGAGAGGCCATTTTTGCCGCCATACAGCATTTGCTTGCTATTTTTGTGGCCATCATTACTCCGCCTCTTATCATCGCTGGAGCATTAAAACTGGATTTGGAAACGACCAGTTTCCTAGTATCCATGTCTCTCTTTGCCTCAGGTATTTCTACCTTTATCCAATGTAAACGGATAGGAGGTATCGGCACCGGCCTTTTATGTATCCAAGGAACTAGTTTTTCATTTATTGGTCCTATCATCTCGGCAGGTATGCTGGGCGGACTTCCACTGATTTTCGGCACTTGCATCGTGGCATCATCTGTAGAGATGGTCATCAGCCGCATCTTAAAATATACCCGTAAAATAATCACCCCTCTGGTATCAGGTATTGTAGTCACTTTGATTGGAATGAGCCTGATAAAAGTAGGTATCACAGCTTGTGGCGGAGGTGTCTCCGCCCAAAGCAACGGCACTTTCGGAAGTTTTGAGAATCTAGGTCTAGCTCTACTGGTACTCATTCTCATTATCCTTTTTAATAGAAGTTCCAACCGCTACCTACGCATGAGTTCCATCGTTATCGGCTTGATTATAGGATATTTAGTTGCCTGGGGCCTCGGTAGAATTGATTTCTCGGCAGTACAAAGTTTTGGTGGTTTCAATATTCCCCTCCCATTCAAATACGGACTGGATTTCGACTTCTCCGCATTCATAGCTTTGGGATTAGTATTTTTGATAACAGCCATAGAAGCCTATGGAGACATTACTGCCAATTCTCTGATATCAGGAGAACCTGTAGAAGGAAAAGTATTCATCAAACGTGCTTCAGGAGGAATTTTGGCAGACGGATTCAATTCGATGCTGGCAGGTATTCTCAATTCTTTTCCAAACTCCGTTTTCGCGCAAAATAACGGCATGATACAACTGACAGGAGTAGCCAGCCGATATGTAGGCCATTACATTGCAGGTTTCCTTATTTTATTAGGATTATTTCCCAGTGTAGGATTAATTTTCTCCCTAATGCCCGAACCTGTATTGGGAGGCGCTACTTTACTGATGTTCGGAACAGTAGCTTCAGCAGGCATTCGTATTATCGCAGCACAAAAGATTAACCGGAAAGCAACATTAGTCATCGCACTTAGTTTCGCTTTAGGTTTAAGTGTAGAAATGGTTCCTGAAATACTATGTCAATTTCCAGAATCAATAAAGAATATTTTCTCATCCGGCATTACAACAGGTGGAGTTACTGCCATCATTTCAAATGCACTGATACGGATGAAAGAGTAA
- the xpt gene encoding xanthine phosphoribosyltransferase: MKALKERILRDGKCFEGGILKVDNFINHQMDPILMKSIAVEFVRRFASTNINKVMTIEASGIAPAIMVGYLLELPVVFAKKKKPVTMENMLTTSVYSFTKDRSYDVCVSKDFLSKGDRVLFIDDFLANGNAAKGIIDLVEKAGAELSGMGFIIEKAFQHGGDYLRNAGIRVESLAIIESLDNCEIKIR; encoded by the coding sequence ATGAAAGCACTAAAAGAACGCATTTTACGGGACGGAAAATGTTTCGAAGGAGGAATACTGAAAGTAGACAATTTCATCAATCACCAAATGGATCCTATCCTCATGAAATCCATTGCTGTAGAATTTGTACGCCGTTTTGCCTCTACCAATATCAATAAAGTTATGACCATCGAAGCCAGTGGTATAGCTCCCGCCATCATGGTAGGCTACTTACTGGAACTTCCTGTTGTCTTCGCCAAGAAAAAGAAACCCGTCACAATGGAAAATATGCTCACCACCAGTGTATATTCATTTACTAAAGACCGTTCTTATGATGTATGCGTCAGCAAAGATTTCCTGTCCAAAGGAGACCGTGTTCTTTTTATTGACGACTTTCTCGCCAACGGCAATGCAGCCAAGGGGATCATCGATTTGGTAGAAAAAGCCGGGGCCGAACTATCCGGAATGGGATTCATCATCGAAAAAGCATTCCAACATGGCGGAGATTATTTGCGTAATGCAGGTATCCGCGTAGAGTCATTGGCCATCATTGAAAGTCTGGACAATTGTGAAATCAAAATAAGATAA